TGCCCTCTTCTGCCAGGGCGGTCAGGTCTGTGGCGAGTTGATCCACCAGCGGGGTTTTTTCTTCGTCTTTCTTTTCCGATTTCCGACGGCGTGAACCGGTCCGACCGGCAAGGGATGCCTTGGATTCGGGCTGCTGTGTCTCCCGCAGGACCCGATCGATCTGTTTGCGGATCTGTTCCGGGGTGACGCCAAGCTTGCCAAGGATGTTCATGGCTTCGCAGTTGCTCAGGCGGATCAGACCCAGCAGCAAATGCTCTGTGCCGACTTCCTGTTTGCCTTTTTGGCGAGCTTCATCATAGGCATATGGGATCACCTGTTTCATCCCGGGGGAGAGGGTGATCTGACCTGTATAATCGCCAAAGCCGATCTCTTTTTCGATAACCTCTTTGACGTTTTCTGATTCCAGTCCTAATTCTCGTAAGACACGACTGGCAACGCTGCCATCCATATCAATCAACGCAATCAGTAAATGTTCGGTGCTGATCTGGGGCTTGCGTAAGCGCTCAGCCTCCTTTTGAGCCAGGCTGAGGACTTGACGAGCTTTGGGGGTGAAATTATCAATTCCAGCCACGGCTTACCTCCTTAATTTATTTGGTATTGCCTTAAATAGTAATCTGGATTGAGTCAAGCGTGTTTTCTTGAAGTGAATCCAGGGGGAAGTTGGAGACCCAGACAACTTCAAACGATACGGAGGCCTTTACAGGCCTTTTCATTTTCTTTTCCAGGGTCTGAACTGATTCTACCAAATTTTATCCGAAAGGGTACTACCTGGAGGGCTTTATAATAGAATGTTAATAAAATCGGTGAGTAGGTGAATTGGGGATTGTATATAACGTGCCGCACAGCGCACGTGACTTTTTATTTTGTAGGGTGCGCTCCGCGGTTGAGCGCACCAAATGGCTCAATATTCCAGCTTCCCGTTGGGGCGGGTCTGCCTGCCTCCTGTGGGAGTTGTGCCCGCCCTTTTTTGGAGAGGTATCTCCACCTCATCAGTCTGCTCCGCAGACAGCTTCCCCTCAAGGATATGTAGGGTGCGCTCCGCGGTTGAGCGCACCAAATGGCTCAATAATTCCAGCTTCCAGTAGGGTGGGTCGCCGACCCACCAAAACGCAGATTAAAAGTCACGTGCGCGGCAAAGCCGCGGCACATGACCTACGAAATTGTTTGTGAATTGATTTAAAAATCCAACTTCCAGGGAAATTCTTCTCCCGCGGCCAGCCAATGCTCATCCGGGACGAAATCAATTTCCGCCAAGCTTGCCGCTTTGGCACGATTGAACGCGGATTCGATCAGGAAGTATGGCGTATCTTCACCAGTTTGGATACTTTCCCAAAAGGCCCGGCTGAAGGGATAGGCGGCTTCATAAAAGCCGGTCTCCACAAAGGACGATTTAATTGCCTCATAGTCCGGCTGGAGGGTGTGAATGGTGGGCTGCCAGGCATCGCCTTCCCATTCCAGACTGGCATAACTGATCTGGGATCTCCCCATCAGGTTATTGCTGAGCGCGCCGGCATTCACCGCCAGTTTCCCGTTCACCCGGTAGATTCCCGGCTGGTGGATATGCCCGAGGATCAGCACCTGTTCTTCGATGGCATCCAACGCTCGCTGAAGCAGATCGGGGTCGCGGTCCGGGTACATCAGCTGGCTGGTGCTCCAGGGGGTGGCATGCACCACTCGGATCGGGTCTGCGCCATTGAATTTGAGATGAAGCTGCTCGGGAAGGGTGGAGATGAAGGTCAGGTCATCTTCGGTCAGCTGGTTGAAAATAAAACGGCCCAGGTCAAACTGGCGATAGGTCCACCAGGCTTCCGGGGCTGTCCGATTGTGCATTTGCAGCATACGGATCTCGCCATTACCCAGAATGAAATGGCAGTTGAGTTCTCTCAGGCGGGTAAGGGTTTCGTGGCTTTGAGGGCCACCGACGAAATCGCCGGAGACGATGATCTCGTCCGGTGGGTCACGTAAAATTTCGCCCAGGGCAGTATTAAGGGAGGCCAGGATCCCGTGGATATCAGAAAGGATCACAATTCGATGAGAGGTCATAGGTATCAAGGGTTGATAGTGGTTGGTCTCGATAACTGTATCACGATTCACTGGTTTGTATAGCCGGTCAGTTATATATGGGCACCTTTTCATAGGGCGGGTCTCCGAGCCCGCCAATTAAAAATGGGCGACCACAGAGGGTCGCCCCTACATGTTTGTATAGTTAGGCGGGTTAACCCCGTTGACAGTGCCCCCGGATTCCTTTAGACTTTAACCAGTTTGGGTTTATCACTCACCTCCCTTGAAAGGAATGACCATCATGGAAAATCGCGCCACCCCTGCTGCGCCAAAGAAACGCCTCTCACGTCCTCTTTGGATCGCCCTGCTCATGCTGGGCTTTGCCGGCCAATTGGCCTGGGCCGTGGAAAATCAGTTTTTCAACACCTTTCTCTATAACGAGATTACACCCGACCCACGCCCAATCAGCTGGATGGTGGCAATCACAGCATTGGTTGCCACGGTGACGGCGATCCTGATGGGCGCGCTCAGTGACCGGATGCGGACCCGCTGGGGACGGCGCAAACCCTTCCTCGTGATTGGTTATATCGCCTGGGGGATCATTACGGCTCTGTTCCCCTCCTCGGCTAATTTCAGCACGGTTTCCGCTGGGGTGTTCATGGCTATTTTGCTCGATTCCCTGATGACCTTCTTCGGGTCCAGCGCCAATGATGCGGCCTTCAATGCCTATGTTGCCGATGTGACCACGGTGGAAAACCGCGGCAAGGTGACCGGTGCGTTGGAAATAATGAAATGGGTCGCCATCCTGATTGTTTACGGCGGTGCAGGGATCGTGATTGACCTGGTGGGATACCCGGTGTTCTTCTATTTCATCGGTGGGATGGTGCTGTTGGTTGGGCTGGTCTGCGCGCCGTTGATCAAAGAGGAACTGCCCGAGGAAAAACCGCAAGGTTCCTATTGGCAACACATCGTCAGCACTTTCAAGGTCAAGAACCTGCGCGAGAACCGGGACTTCTTCCTGGTGATGGCTGCGGTGGCCTTGTTTGGGCTGGGACAGAATGTCTTCTTCCCCTACTTGCTGGTTTATTTAGAGCATTATGTCCATTTGGAAGCTCTCCAATATTCAATCCTGGTGGGTGGTGCGATTCTGATAGGTGGGATTGGTGCGGCCTATCCCCTGGGCATTTTGGTGGATAAATGGGGGCGCTACCCGGTTGCCGTGCTGGCTGTGATTTTGGAGGCGGTTGGTTTGGTAGCCTTTTCGCTGACCAATAACTTCATCCTGCTGATGGTCACGGGCATTATGTGGCTGGCGCCGATGGCCGCCTGGACGATTGCCGCGCTGACCTGGAGCAAGGACCTTTTCCCCGCCGAAAGTCGGGGACTTTATGCCGGGTATTATGTGCTATTCATGGTGGCGCTGGCAATGATCCCTGGACCATTAATCGGTGGGTGGCTGGGATCAAGTTTTGGTTTGCCGATCATGCTGAATGGGCAATCGGGCTTTGTCCCCACATCCCTGATCTTCCAGGTGGCAGCGGGAATCACCCTGCTGGCACTGATCCCGCTCTTACTCACCAAACGTAAACCAGTTCAAAATGGTAAACAAGCGGAGCAAGCGGAATGACGCCAGAACGTGCAATAAACCCAGAGGGCAGCGAGAAAGTCCAAAGGGTGAATCGCTATCCCAAAGGCAATTTGTTCAAACGCTTATTCCAGATTGAACTGCGGGCTGAAGCCGTGGTCAACCTGGATGATGTGGTCGGTGAGATTGATCCCCGGATCTTCAGCCAATTTATTGAGGATATGGATACTTGTGGCCGGGCTGGGCGTGAACAAGGTGGGGATGTTGCTGAATTATTTCAGGCGCTTCAGCCAGCTATCATTCGATTCAAGGTTGGTGCGTTTGACAGCGATTCAGCTCAGGCGGAACTAAAAGCCTTTTTGTTTTATTGTGAGCGGGTTGGCGCCGCGCCATACCTGAGCCTGGACCCTGCCGCCATGACCGAGGACGAGGCTGCCAAATGGGTGAATGCCCTTGAGCCTCGTAAGGACCTGCTTTGGGGGTTGGCTGCGGGACAGCAAGACACTTCCAGTGCTGCAGCGTATGTTGAGGCGATTAAACCTTTTATTGCGGCAATGCGGGCTGCTGATCCTGAGATCCAGCTTGCAGTGGCCGGGCTGGCAATCTTGCCTGGTGACCCTGAGGACGCGGAAGCTTGGAACCGGACTGTGCTGACAGCTCTTGGCGACCAGGTGGATTATCTCGCTTTCAGCCTTTATCAGCCGGATGAAGTCGGGAGAGAAGAGGTTCTCAACGCTGAGCAGCGGCATCACAGTATGCTTTCCGCGCCGCATAGTGCGGAAGAGGTGATCCAGCGGTTGGGGGCGCTTGTTCAGGAATTGGCCCCGGAACGGGAAATTGGATTGGTGTTGGACGGGTTCAACGTCATGCCGCCCACTGGTGACCTTCATCCAGCCGCCACCTTGCAGGATGGCCTCTATATCGCCGGGATGTTGAACGTGTTTCAGCGGCAGTGTGAAGTGCTGAAGGTGGCCTGCCTTGCGCAGGGAGCGGGTCAACTGCCGTTGATCGTGAAGCCCGAAGGAAAAGCTGCTTTTGCAACCCCGCTGTATTTCCCCTATCAGCTCTACCGTAAGATGGAATCTCAACTGCTCACATTGGCCTATTGGTCGCCTGTGTTCCAGGCGCAAGCCCTGGGGGGGAATATCAGCGAGCGTAATCAGGTGCCCTTTATTGACATTACCGCCACGCGTTCACCGGAGGGCCAGCGGGTGGTTTTAGGAATCACGAACCGGAGCCCATTGCGGAAGGCGAAGGTGATGGTTAACCTCAAAGGGGAAGGGAATCGAAAATTCCGGGTGGCGGAGGCCCGGTTGATGCGAGGGCTGGATGTCCTGGCGGCTAATACAGTTGATGCACCGGAGCAGGTGTCTGCCCGACCGACCCGAGCACCCAAGCTGCGGTTTGCCTGGCTGGACATAGATTTACCGCCCGCCTCGTTGATGGTGGTGGTGTTGGAGAAGAAGGGATAAAAAGGCGTCACGCTGGAAGCGTGACCTACAAATTTCAAGAATTATATACATCGGGGCGGCTCTCTCTGGCCGCCCTTCATTTTTGTCACTTGCCGTCCAGCGCACATGACCTACAGGAGTTGGACCAAAACTGTTCTTGGCTCCCTTCTCCTTCATTGATGGGAAGGGCCGGGGATGGGGTGGAAATGGTGCGCTCAATGGCGGAGCGCACCCTACGTTCTTATGAAGGTCACGTATGGTGGCCACAACCACATAAGTGGCATATTCAGTAACTTGGGAAGAAATACGCTCCATTTGACCCATCATTACACTTATTCATTTTAGGGAGGGTGAAAAGGTTATTTTAACCGGTAAAATGACCTGATATCTCCATTATCTTGTCAATTTCCAAGGCGATTAACACAAAAAACGACTTGTTTTGTCTCTGGACCATATTTATTTGTGTAAACCGTGACTGAATACTTACCAGACTGAACCTTAATAATGGCGGTATCTGCTGAGGTGATATTTCCAACAAGAATACCTTTGTTGCCAACCATAATTTCCCCAGACACACATAAAGCATATTCAAGATCATTTTAATTTGTTTTAACAGTCACGTCAATTAATTGATCGTTTGCTGTCACAACAACAACACCATGCGATCCGAACACAATGGTCTCATCACCGGTTTTCCATTGTGGGTAAGCCTCTTTATTTTCATTGTCCAATAGTGCCACTTGGAAATATGATGAATTTATTTTTCCATGAAACAGAATTCTGTCATCATCATTCATTTCATTCTCCTCATTTTATTATTACATTAAATTTATCCCCATCTACTATATTAAATTTACTATAAAATTGCGCTAAAGTCCCCCTGAATCCACTGTTCTTTAATTGGTACTATCTGTACAAATGCCCTTCCCCTTCATTGAGGGGAAGGGCCGGGGATGGGGTGGAAATGGTGCGCTCAATGGTGGAGCGCACCCTACTTAATGGCGCATTGTGTGAAATGTGGTTCATATTGTCACGTGCGCTTCGCGGCTCGTAACCTACTTAATCAAAAAAGAGACGCCCAATTGGGCGTCTCTTTGCTATTGGATGATTATCGGCATTTATTCCGGTTCCACGCTGGCAGCGCCAACAGGAGGCTCCCCAGTTCCCTTGGGCTGGTCCTTGACACCGAACAGCGCCAGGGTGGAAATCAGGAAGAGCAGGCCGAAGATCCCCATCAGTACGGTAAATCCCACGCCGTCGCCAATCGGGCCGCCGATATAAGCGCCTATAGCGCCCGCACCCGCTCCGGCCAGGTTTTGAATACCGAGGTAACGTCCGGCTTCATTCTTGGGTACCATCGAAGTGCCCAGTGCCCAGCTGGCGGAATAAAAGATGCCGATGGCGACACCGACCATCAAGCCACCGATGTAGAGCATGGTCATGCTGACCGAGGCAATTACCACGACTGTCCCAACAGTGGCGATGACGCCGCTGAGTGCGCAAAGCAGTTTTCGTCCAAATTTATCCGTCAACCAGCCGGCGGGGATGCTGGAGATCAGAATCGCGATTCCCACAAACATGACCAATTTGGCTGTTGGGCCGGCAGCGGAAGCTCCTTGCAGTTCGGGGAAGCGTTCCTGTAGGAAGTAAAGCACAAATGAAGCCAGGTTGGTGGAGCCGACCAGGAAGGCCAGGCGGTTGATCACCCACCAGGTGAAGGATTTCTTATCCGTAGTGCTCTTTTCACCACCACCCAGGCTGATGCGAACGCTGGTCCAGACGCCCAGGATGACGGCAATCGCCATACCCACCACGCCCATCGCAGCGGTGACGATCAGAGCCGTTGTGTCCGGCAGATCAACCGCCAGGCCGTTGACGAACTGCACCAGTTCACCCGATCCGAGGATGATGATGGTGAACACCGCGGTCATTGCCACCAGACGCAGGATGGGTTTCCAATCCATCTTCTCAGGCGGCTGTTTAATTGGCTTTTCGGGCACCAGCATCGTGATCAGGGTGCAGGCGAGTACGACACCGCTCAATACCAGCAAGGCTCCCCAAATATTGCCGGCTTCAACCATCTTGGTGATGACAAAGGAGACAAAGATCAAAGGTGCAGGGAGTTCAAAGAAGGCTTTAATTCCGGAGAAGATCCCGTGTTTGCTTTCGGGGATCAGGTCGGGGATCAGGCCTTGGGCCGCCGCGTGACCCGTGTTGGAGGAGAGCATCGAGAGGATATAGGTCCCAAACAGGACCCAATAGCCTGTTGGCCCTTCCAGGGTGGCGGCGATCACGCCGATTCCAAGGAAGACCAGCACTTCGGTCACGCCGCCAATCAGAATGAAAGGCCGCCTTCGGCCCATCCGGGAGGTGCTGCGGTCCGAAAGGATGCCGATCAGGCCCTGCATAAGTACAGCAATCATCAAGGCCCATAAGCGCAAATTACCATAAGCCGCGCCCTTAACCTCATCACCCATAAAAGCCTGCACCAGCAATGGCAGAATCAGGGGCGTGAGGGTTTGTGACCGGGCGGTCAGTGCGAAGTAGAAGATGTTGACGGTTATATAGTCGTACCAGCGGATCTTACGTTCCATGGGCTTTCCTCCAGGCGATCATTTGCGATCAGTTGAATATCATTATAGCTATAAAAGTTAACCCAAAAGGGGTTGAAAGGACACAATTCAGTCCAGCAACAGGATACTGTAGATATCCAGATTGAGTGTTAGGTTCTCACCTTCCAACTCAAAGATTTCATCCTCATGCGCTCTGGCAGCAAAATCCCTGCCCGGTCAGAAACCGTGGCAGGGGAATTCGCATTGTTTTCATCAATAAGTTGTGTCCATCAGAATGGGCCTACAGGTCATGCAGCAGGGAACCTTTGGGGTCGCGGTCCATCTCCCAGGGATAAACAATGTAGGCATCGGTGATGGCGGCAAAGTAATCCGGCCGGTTGGTCCCAAAGAGGTTGCGATAGGGGTTGAAGTGCAGCACACAGGTATAGGGGAAGCCGCCCGCCGCTGCCACCCGGTTTTTCACCGAGGTGATTGTCCGACCCGAGCCCCAGACATCATCCACAATCAGGATTCTTTCACCATCCACCAGATCATCTTCCGGGAACATCAGGAAATTGGGCCAGGCCAGCAGGCGGGGGCGTTCCATCTCGGTCAATTCCGAGGGGAAATCCACGGCTGCGATCAGGATCTTTTGAATGTTCATCGCTTCGGCCAAAAGCCCGCCGGGGACGATCCCGCCGCGGGAGATCATAATCATGCCATCGAAGGTTAATTCAAATTGGGGAAGGAGATGATCGATGATTTGATCAACATCATTCCAGGTGAGCACTTCTTGTCGTTGAACCATTTCGTTTATTCCTTATTTACGTACCGTTCCGAGTACCTGAGCCAGGATCGCAGGCGGTTGGGATTTGTTTTTATCATCTCCTGCACGGGCTTCGGCGACATTGCTGGCCCATTGATAAAGGGCGGTGGCATAGCAGGCTCGGGAGAAGCTGCTGAACATGATGCCGATGATGGTCAAGGCCCAGGCGATCAGCATGGCGATTCCGGCGGCAAGTATTCGCTGCCAGGGATCGGCGGAAGCCGGATCAGAGATCTTTAATCCGACCACAAAGCCGAGGACAATCCCCCCGGCAATCAGTAACACCTCGACCAGGCCGGCAGCAAACCGTACCGCAACCAGATCCTCGCGGAAACGCATTAAATTCTCGCTGACGATCTGGCGGAGCCGCTCCAGCGTGCCCTGGAAGGAGGTCCCTTCCACAGCGGTGATGGGCAGGGCCAGGGTTCGGGCTGCCAGCCAGCGGTTTTTCTCATCCGGAACTGCATCCGGCTTGCAGAACAGGTTCTTGAGGCTATTCCCCAGCGAAAGCAATGGCAGGGTGAGTGCCAACAGGATAACTGTACCGGTTTGTGAACTGAGGTATTTGAGAGTGGAAGGTTCTTCTGCGGGTTCGTCTGAATCGAGGGTGGCAAAGGTGCGGGAGGTGAGCAGGGAGGTGATTTCGCCCCAAAGCATCAGGTCCACCAGGGCTAAAGCTGCTAATGTCCCGATCAGGATCAGCCCAAGCGGTCTCAGCCCGATCAGGCCAACCACAGCACCGATCGGCAGGAACCAGAAGAACAGGATCACCAAGCCGCCCAAACCGAGTATAAACCAGGGCTCCTGTAATTTGACCTTCTTGAGGGCCAGCGATAAACTGGCGCCGATGAACCGGAAACCGTTCTTGATTGCTTGCACGGGATTTTTCCTGTTGAGTTCTGTTTAATAGGTTGGTTCTATTATAACGTGAGGCGGCTTGTTATGTGTCCCGCCAGGGTTGAAATTTGGATGGATGTCAGAGCAGGCTGGATGGGTCCACTTCGATCATCCAGTCCGTCAGGGGGCGGTTACGGAGCAGGCTGGTGGGGTCCTGCCCCTTCAGAATGATCTGCCAGCGGTAGCGTCCGTAGAGCCGGGTGAAGAAGCAAGGTACAGGTCCGATCATCTCGATCCGGCTGTTCTCCTGACGGATCCACTCTCGCAGCTTGGCGGCCAGGGCTTCCGCGGTGCTTTCCGCCCTGCGAGGGTCCGTGTTTTGATATTCCAGCTTGACCAAACGGCTGAAGGGTGGGTATTGGGTTTCCCTTCGGAAGGCCAGCTCTTTTTGATAGAAGCCGGCAAAGTCATGCTGGGCTGCTGCCTGGATGGCGTAGTTATTCGGCTCATAGGTTTGCAGCACAACCTGCCCGCCCAGGGGGCTGCGACCGGCTCGTCCCGCCACCTGGGTCAGCAACTGGAAGGTGCGCTCACCCGACCGGTAGTCCGGCAGGTTCAGGCCTACCTCGGCCAGGATCACGCCGACCAGCGTCACCAATGGCAGGTCCAATCCCTTCGCCAGCATCTGTGTGCCGATCAGAATGTCGGCCTTGTGGTTGGTGAAGAGGTTGAGGATCACTTCATGAGCGCCTTTTTTACGGGTGGTCTCTGCATCCCAGCGCAGTGTACGGGCTTGGGGAAATTGTTCCCGCACCATCTGTTCCACTTTTTCAGTCCCCGTGCCCAACTGGCGGATTTGGTTGCTGCCGCACTCCGGACAGGTCTTGGGCATCTTGCGTTGATACCCACAGGTATGGCAGATCAACTGGTCGCCATGGCTGTGATAGGTGAGTGGTTTGTCATCCCGTGGGCATTTGACCACATAACCGCAGTTGCGGCAGAAGACATAAGTGGCGGTTCCCCGGCGGTTGAGGAACAGGATCGCCTGCTGGTGGGTTGCCAGGACGTGTTCGATCCCGCTTTTCAGCTCACGGCTGAAGATGCTGCGATTTCCTGCAACCAGCTCCTGGCGCATATCCACAATGGAGACCTTTGGCAGTCCCAGGTCGGCCGTCTCGCCCTCGCCCGTGAGTTTAGGCAGCTCAATCCCCAGCCGTTGGGCGTGATGAGCAATGGCTTCCCGGTGGGCGAGGATCCGGTGGGGCAGTTCGATCAGCGACCAGTTACCGCTGGCTGCCTGGAAATATTGGGTCACACGGGGGGTGGCGGAACCCAACAGGATCGCAGTCTGGGTTAGCCTGGCAGCGGCCACGGCGGTCGGCACGGCGTGGTAATAGGGCAGAAAATCCGACTGGTCATAGGATTCGTGATGGCATTCATCCACCACGATCAAACCCAGGTTTTCCAGCGGCATGAACAGTGCGCTGCGCGGGCCGACGATCACTGAAAGATCGCCATCACGCACACGCCGCCAGGTGTCGTAGCGTTCCCCTTCGGAAAGCTGTGAATGGATCACACCGACCTGGTCGGGGAAGCGCGAGAGGAAGCGCTTGATGGTCTGAGGGGTGAGGGAAATCTCCGGTACGAGGATCAGGGCAGTTTTCCCGGCTTCGAGCGTTTCTCGTACGGCACGCAGGTAAAGTTCCGTCTTGCCGGAACCGGTCACGCCGTGCAGCAGGAAGGGGGCTGGGGTTTGTTCTTGTTGGGATTTCTGCAGTCCCTTAAGGATCTGATCCCAGGCCAGAGTCTGGTCATGGGTCAGTTCGGGGGCTTTTTCGGGGACGTAAACGGTGTCCTCCAGGGGGTCCCGCATGACCTCGGCCTGGCGCAGGGTGATGAGCCCCGCTTCCGAGAGCATTTTTAGGTCGCCATTGTTTGCACCGGTCTGGGCGAATATCCAGCTGGGTTCCACCAGTCCAGCTTCCCCGGAGAGGAAGCGCAGGACATGCAGTCGGCGTTCATGAACTTTAGCAACCTTGCTGAGCGGGGCCGGTAGGGTTTCGATGTTCTCAGGGGGAATGTTTAGCGCTACCTTGCGGACTGTCTTAGGCCGCACCCGGGTAGGTGGCAGCACCGCGTGGGTGTGGACGATGCCTTTCCTGGCCAGTTTGCGCACCACACCACGCCATTCGACATGCCGCAGAGAGGCGTTTAATTGGCGGCCGCGCAGTTCACCGCGTTCCTGCAGCAGGTTGACGATTCGTTTTTCCAAAGTTGAAAGGTCTGCTTCATCTATCGCCAGATCTGGGTTCAGCCGCACCAAAGTGTCGGTGCGCTGGCTCAGCCCGGTGGGCAGCATCAGGTTGATGCAGGCGCCCAGCGGGGAGAGCGTTTCCTCCGCCATCCATTCCGCCAGGGCGATCTGGGCAGGGGTGAGGGCCGGCTTTTCATCCACCAGATCCTCAATATCCTTGAGCTTTGCAACATCGGGCTGTTCCACACGCCGTAATACTACACCCTGAGCACGCTGTTTACCAAAAGGCACAATCACCAGCGAACCGGGCCGGACAGATCCTTGCAGGTCTTCAGGCAGGTTGTAATGGTAGGTATCGGAAATTTGCGGGAGGTTGATTGCTACTTCAACAAAGGAAGCCATAGCATGATTTTACCTTGAAAGCCATCCGGCACAGGCTCCCGTGAGGCGCACAGAATTGAGTTTAGTTGCCTTCGATGATGATCAGGGTCTGGCTGCTGTAGGCATATAACCCGGCCGGAATATCCACGCCATCGAGGATGTGATCGGTCAGGGCTTCGGCAAACGCGCTTTGATCAATCAGGCGGTCGTAATCGTCAATTTCAAAGAAGGGTTGGTAACGGGCAGCCAAATAGCTGACCCGGCTCATATCGAGTTTGACCTGCGGCCAGTCATCCTGCGGGAAGAGGATTGGATGGTCGGCCAGCAGGATAATTTCATCCGGCAGGGAGGGCAAAAGGGCCTGCAGCTCCTTGAGGAAGTACAAGGGGTAGCTTTCGTCGCTATATTCATAAGCCCGGTTCGCATCCCGATGGGTGACATAAGGGGCGAAACTTTGCCACGATTCGCGCACCTGTACCTGAATATAAGCTGACCCACCGGCGGGGATATCTTCGATAGCGACATCCTTGCCAGGGGTGCCGCCCAAAACAAGCTGCATTTGGATCATATCACCGTTGAATTCATGGGCAACATTGAGATAATAGACCGTGATGTCCTCGCCAAGGAATTCCAGGTTCCTGTGATAGATCGCCCTGTCCAGCAACTGGAAGCTCATGAAAGCCCAGAGATCGTTGACCTCGTCAAACTGGTTATAGTCGATCTGAGTGACGTGGATATAAGACCAATCCACGGTTTTCCCGTTGATATCCCGATAGGGGAAAAGCACCGCAGGCCGATCAGGCACCGGACTGGGTTCCGGCGTGGGGGTGAGGGTGTTAAAGGGGGTGGCGGTGATGGTTGGTGTAAGTGAAGGCTGCGGGGTGATCGTGAAGGCCGGCGTGGAGGTCTGGGTGGGGGTTGGCGTGTTGGTGATGGTGGCGGTGGGCGTGCTGGAAGCCTCAAGGGACGCCCTGGCAGACCCATTGCAACCGGTCAGACCTGCCAGAATGAGGGCAAAGAGCAGCAGGAGCAACCGTTGAGTGGGTGTTTTGAAGGTCATGGGCGGATAATTGGCCTCAGATGGGACGGGTGATGGCGGCCGCACCGTATCCGACTACGGAGGAGCGGTCACCGGTGATGGCGCCGGAGGTGTTGTAATCCAGCAGGGTCACCTGGTTTGCACCCCATTGTTCAGTGGCCCAAAGTACGGCAGCGATGGGTGAAAGCCCGCAGGCCTGACCTAACCCCCGATTGTTTAGGTCAAACAGGGCGTCAGGTGAGAATTTCGCCAGGGTTTTCATGAAGCGGCCATCCAGTTGGTTGGCCTGGGCTTCCGGGTAGAAGTGGGAGAGGTCGCTGCTGGCAACCAGCAGAGTTGTGTCGGGGTCCAGCGCCTCAGCCAGGGCCAAGCCCAGGTCATGGGCGACCTGGCGGGATTGGTCGCGGATCATGATCGGAATGAGGTCATATTCCCCGGCAAGGGTCCTTTGAAGGAAGGGCAGCTCAATTTCAAGGGAATGTTCCCGGTCTTTGACGACCGTTGAGATGTTGAGGCCCGTTTTGGCAATGAAGGCTGAATCTACGGCTGCCACGAGGTCCTTATTGATCGGCAGGATGCCGAGGGGTGTTTCGTAGGCACTGTGGGCGCTGGTCAGCACGGGATGGGAATCAAAGGGGTGCAGCGGGGAGAGGACGGCCACATGGTCATAATGG
This Chloroflexota bacterium DNA region includes the following protein-coding sequences:
- a CDS encoding metallophosphoesterase family protein gives rise to the protein MTSHRIVILSDIHGILASLNTALGEILRDPPDEIIVSGDFVGGPQSHETLTRLRELNCHFILGNGEIRMLQMHNRTAPEAWWTYRQFDLGRFIFNQLTEDDLTFISTLPEQLHLKFNGADPIRVVHATPWSTSQLMYPDRDPDLLQRALDAIEEQVLILGHIHQPGIYRVNGKLAVNAGALSNNLMGRSQISYASLEWEGDAWQPTIHTLQPDYEAIKSSFVETGFYEAAYPFSRAFWESIQTGEDTPYFLIESAFNRAKAASLAEIDFVPDEHWLAAGEEFPWKLDF
- a CDS encoding MFS transporter is translated as MENRATPAAPKKRLSRPLWIALLMLGFAGQLAWAVENQFFNTFLYNEITPDPRPISWMVAITALVATVTAILMGALSDRMRTRWGRRKPFLVIGYIAWGIITALFPSSANFSTVSAGVFMAILLDSLMTFFGSSANDAAFNAYVADVTTVENRGKVTGALEIMKWVAILIVYGGAGIVIDLVGYPVFFYFIGGMVLLVGLVCAPLIKEELPEEKPQGSYWQHIVSTFKVKNLRENRDFFLVMAAVALFGLGQNVFFPYLLVYLEHYVHLEALQYSILVGGAILIGGIGAAYPLGILVDKWGRYPVAVLAVILEAVGLVAFSLTNNFILLMVTGIMWLAPMAAWTIAALTWSKDLFPAESRGLYAGYYVLFMVALAMIPGPLIGGWLGSSFGLPIMLNGQSGFVPTSLIFQVAAGITLLALIPLLLTKRKPVQNGKQAEQAE
- a CDS encoding MFS transporter, with protein sequence MERKIRWYDYITVNIFYFALTARSQTLTPLILPLLVQAFMGDEVKGAAYGNLRLWALMIAVLMQGLIGILSDRSTSRMGRRRPFILIGGVTEVLVFLGIGVIAATLEGPTGYWVLFGTYILSMLSSNTGHAAAQGLIPDLIPESKHGIFSGIKAFFELPAPLIFVSFVITKMVEAGNIWGALLVLSGVVLACTLITMLVPEKPIKQPPEKMDWKPILRLVAMTAVFTIIILGSGELVQFVNGLAVDLPDTTALIVTAAMGVVGMAIAVILGVWTSVRISLGGGEKSTTDKKSFTWWVINRLAFLVGSTNLASFVLYFLQERFPELQGASAAGPTAKLVMFVGIAILISSIPAGWLTDKFGRKLLCALSGVIATVGTVVVIASVSMTMLYIGGLMVGVAIGIFYSASWALGTSMVPKNEAGRYLGIQNLAGAGAGAIGAYIGGPIGDGVGFTVLMGIFGLLFLISTLALFGVKDQPKGTGEPPVGAASVEPE
- a CDS encoding phosphoribosyltransferase; its protein translation is MVQRQEVLTWNDVDQIIDHLLPQFELTFDGMIMISRGGIVPGGLLAEAMNIQKILIAAVDFPSELTEMERPRLLAWPNFLMFPEDDLVDGERILIVDDVWGSGRTITSVKNRVAAAGGFPYTCVLHFNPYRNLFGTNRPDYFAAITDAYIVYPWEMDRDPKGSLLHDL
- the priA gene encoding primosomal protein N', producing the protein MASFVEVAINLPQISDTYHYNLPEDLQGSVRPGSLVIVPFGKQRAQGVVLRRVEQPDVAKLKDIEDLVDEKPALTPAQIALAEWMAEETLSPLGACINLMLPTGLSQRTDTLVRLNPDLAIDEADLSTLEKRIVNLLQERGELRGRQLNASLRHVEWRGVVRKLARKGIVHTHAVLPPTRVRPKTVRKVALNIPPENIETLPAPLSKVAKVHERRLHVLRFLSGEAGLVEPSWIFAQTGANNGDLKMLSEAGLITLRQAEVMRDPLEDTVYVPEKAPELTHDQTLAWDQILKGLQKSQQEQTPAPFLLHGVTGSGKTELYLRAVRETLEAGKTALILVPEISLTPQTIKRFLSRFPDQVGVIHSQLSEGERYDTWRRVRDGDLSVIVGPRSALFMPLENLGLIVVDECHHESYDQSDFLPYYHAVPTAVAAARLTQTAILLGSATPRVTQYFQAASGNWSLIELPHRILAHREAIAHHAQRLGIELPKLTGEGETADLGLPKVSIVDMRQELVAGNRSIFSRELKSGIEHVLATHQQAILFLNRRGTATYVFCRNCGYVVKCPRDDKPLTYHSHGDQLICHTCGYQRKMPKTCPECGSNQIRQLGTGTEKVEQMVREQFPQARTLRWDAETTRKKGAHEVILNLFTNHKADILIGTQMLAKGLDLPLVTLVGVILAEVGLNLPDYRSGERTFQLLTQVAGRAGRSPLGGQVVLQTYEPNNYAIQAAAQHDFAGFYQKELAFRRETQYPPFSRLVKLEYQNTDPRRAESTAEALAAKLREWIRQENSRIEMIGPVPCFFTRLYGRYRWQIILKGQDPTSLLRNRPLTDWMIEVDPSSLL